Genomic segment of Armatimonadota bacterium:
GAGCTGGATTCGTCCACCACGTCTTGAGCCTCCTGGAAGACGCTGCACGTCGGGAAGCCCTGGGGGCGGCCGCGCAGGCTTGGGTTGACGAGCGCTTGCGGTGGCCGAGCTCCGCCACACGTGTTCGAGAGCTGTACGAGGGGCTTGTGCGGATGACCCCAACACCCTCCGGCGACGAGGTCGGAAGGGATGGGGGCTAGGATCGTCCGGACGATCTTGAGATCCATCCGCTTCGTCAACACTGCGGCGGCGGGTGCAGCGATACGGCTGACACGCTGGTCAGGCAAATCCCAGGATTTCGTTCACCCCAAGCACCTCCTGGAGGCCGACGCTGACCATGCATGGTACCTCTCCGTCCTTGACCTCTCCGACGTCGTTCTCGACGTGGGGTGCGGAAATGCCCGGCACACCGCGCGGGCAGCCGCTGTGGCCCGTCTCGCCGTGGGTCTGGATAGGGACTCCGCCCAACTCCAGTCGGGCCTGCACCACATTCGAAGGTTGGGTCTGAGTAATTGCCATCTCCTCGAAGCCAGCGCCGAGAGTCCACTCCCGTTGCAGAGCAACAGCGTCTCCGTTGTGCTCCTCCTGGACGTCCTGGAGCACCTGGAGCGGCGGCAGGAGGCGCTGCGGGAGATCCACCGGGTGTTGGAAGACAACGGTCTGTTGCTCGTCTCCGCACCCAACCGCCAGACGTCCTGGAAACGTCGTCTCCAGGCTGCGGGCCTCTGTGTGTACGCGGACCGTGATCACAAGATCGAGTACACCCTGAGCGAGCTGGAGGACGAACTCCGCCGCGCGGGTTTCCTCATCGTGACTCCTCCGGCTCCCGTCGTTTACGACAGTCCCTGGGCTGGTTTGGGAGACCTCGTGGGGGCGGTTTCCCTTCCACTGTATAGGCGCATTGTGCAGTGGAAGCGCGAGGCGGCGCTCCGTAAACCCGAGGAGAGCACCGGCTTCCGCATCGTCTGCAGAAAGGCCTCCGGGGGCTGATTCGTGCGCATCGTCTTCGTGTGTGAGTACTACCTGCCCTTCCTGCCGGGTGGGGCGGAGGTGAGCACAGACCTGCTGGCTAGGGGATTGGAGCGCGCGGGGCACCGGGTCACTGTGGTTACACCGAATTACGGGGCGGCTTCCGTCGAGGAGCTCGGAGGCGTCCGTGTGCACCGGTTTCGGTACTGGGGGGGCCTGAGGCCGGGCGTGGGGAGGGTCAGCACGATCAAGAATGCCAACCCGGCATTCTACGCGCTGATAGCCTTCCACGTGTACAGGGTGGCCCGGAAGGAGGGGGCTGAGATCATTCACGCCCATCATCCCAATGTTCTTCCGGGGGCGGCCATTGCCGCATTGGCAATCAGGCGCCCCCTGGTCTTCACTCTTCGCGATACGAGTCTCGTCTGCCCAATCGGTGGTGGATGTCTCTTGTTCAAGACCAGCGTTCCGCGTGATTGCGGTCTGGGGAAACTCCTTAGAGAGTGCCTGCGTGACTACTACCCCCTTTACGGCCGGCCTTCACCCCAACCATTGCTGTACCGACTCCTCATGCCCCTCCGGTGGGTGGACGTACGCCTGAAGCAAACGGTGATGAACCGTGCCCGCATCGTCGGCGTGAGCGAGGGGATTCTGGACGTCTATAGGTTGGCCGGCCGCCTCCGCCGCATTGCAGGGGAACCCGTATACACGGCAGCGCCCGAGGTTGATGATAGCGGGCTCCCCGAGGGCCAGCGTGCGGAGCTGCTTGTCCGCCATGGAATTCCCGGGGGGCACATCGTCCTCTATGCCGGTAAACGGTCGTTCGGCAAGGGGATGCATGTGTTCGTCGAGGCCGCCCGTCGCGTGCGCAGGGAGCGATCCGATGTGACGTTCCTCGCCGTCGGTAAGGGCGGGTTAGGGGGAGATCCGGTGAGGGTGTTGGAGGCGATTCCGCAGGATGAGCTCTTCCAGCTCTACGCCCTCGCCGACATCGTGGTCGTCCCTTCGCTCTGGCCTGAGCCTTTCAGCCGCGTCCTCCTGGAGGCTTCGGCCCATGGCACGCCCTGTGTGGCGACGAAGGTCGGTGGGACCCCCGAGGCCGTCGTTGATGGGGAGACCGGAGTCCTCGTCCCCCCCGGGGACCCGGAGGCTCTCGCGCAGGTCATCTTAAGTCTCCTCGCCGACGATGCCCGGAGGAGGCGACTGGGGTCGAACGCGCGTGTTCACGTGCGTGAGCACTTCAGTCTGGACACCGCGGTAGCTCGGATTCTTTCGGTCTACGCTCGGTGAGTCGGTCGGGAGTATTGGCAGAGCAGTTAGTGCTGGGGATCCTCCCTCCCTTGGGGAGCGGACTCCGCCAGTTGGCCCTCGCGGGTCAACTTTCCCGATTTCTGGGGTCCTACATCCCTGCTTACCTGGAGCGCTTCGCGGGTGTGGAACTGTTCAGCTATCTGAACGAGCGACTGGAGGACTATACAGAGGACGCGGAGCTGCGAGCACGGGTGCGCCTCCACGGGTGGAGGGGGGAGGCACCCACGAGTGTTCGGGCGCTCACCCTCCCCTTCCTCCACCGGGGGGCCTTTCGGCGCTGCGCCGTGCTGCGGGTCATGCAGGTCACCGGGGCGCTTCCTGCAATCATGGCCAAGCGGGCCTACGATATCCCCTATGTGACCACGTACGGATTCCGGTACGCGCATTTCGCCAGAACTTTCACCGGATCCCGGCTGCGCGCGGCAGTACTCCGGGTACTGGAATGGTCCTCGCTCCGTTTCGCCGACCGTGTGGTTGTGACGACGGCCAGCCTTGCGAGGTATGTCAGCCGGCAGGTTGCACCGGATCGCATTGTCCTGATACCCAACGGCGTCGACCCCGACCAGTTTAGTCCTTCGGCGAGACCCCGTCGGTTGGGTGTAGAGGCGCGGATCATATTTGTGGGCCGTCTTGTTCACCAGAAGAACCTGTTGACGCTTCTGGAGGCCCTAGCCCTCGTGGCCCGTGATCATCCGGTGCGGCTTGTGTTGATCGGCGATGGGCCTCTACGTGGAATCCTGGAGGAACGGGCAAGGAGCGCTTCCTTTCCCGTGGAGTTCGTGGGCGTCGTCTCCCACGACCGGTTGCCGGAGCATCTTGCTTCCGCAGACGTTTTCGTCCTCCCCTCGTTAATTGAGGGGCACCCCAAGGCGCTCTTGGAGGCCATGGCCTGCGCGGTACCGTGTGTGGCCGCAGACGTCGAGGGATGTCGCGAAGTAGTTGCCCCCGAGGAGACCGGTCTGCTATTCGACCCCCGGGACGTATCGGATATGGCACGTCAGATCAGGCGCGTCCTCGTTGACCAGGCGCTGGCGGCCCGGTTGGGGGAACAGGCCAGGGCCTCGGTGGTGGACCGCTTTGCCCTCCCCCGCCTCCTCCGATTGGAGACCGGACTCCTTCACGCGCTGGCCACTGGGGCGCACCGTGGCTGATAATCCTCACGGGCGCAGTAGAGATCCTCATCTACATAGGGAGGTGTTTGAACGTTACGCGCAAACGCATCCCATGTCGGGACCCGTTGCGCCGCTGCTTCTTCAGATCCTCAGGGAGGCGGCTAGGCCGGGGTGGCTGGTCGATCTTGGCTGTGGTGATGGCCGTCTACTACGTGCGCTCGCCTCTCTCTTCCCCGCCGGCGACGAAGCTCACTCGGGGAGATTGGTGGGGGTCGAGATTAGTTACGAGCGCGCCCGGCGCGTCCAGCGCGACGGATTTGTTCTCGTTTGCGGCAATGCAGAGAGCCTTCCATTCTGTGAGAGGAGCGTAGCGGTCATCCTCATGATCGAGGTCATTGAGCACCTTGCTCATCCGGCTCGCGCTGTGGAGGAAGTTGCGCGCGTCCTGCAGTCGGATGGCCTGCTCGTAATCAGTACTCCGAACTATCCGGCAAAGCGATTCTACGACACTCTCGCCTATCTGCGTGGGATGCGTGCATCCTGGCGTGACGATCCGACGCATTTCTCTCCGATGACCGTGCGGCACCTGCTTCGACTTCTGCGTGCAAACTTCAGGCATGTAGAACTGCTGCCGAGTTATCTCCTGGGAGAATCACGGATCGCTGCGCTGCGAAGGCTACGTGCGGCGCGTCATCCGCTTGCACACGTCCTCAGTCACAAGCTTATTGCCCTGTGCCGGGAGCCGGTGCGGAGCCGGTTTGGGCGGTGACCCTGCAGTGGCAGACGTACAGCATGAATTCACGACCGCGGCTCCCAAATTATTTCCTATCCCCCGGCCGTTCGGGCAAACCGCCCTTTTGCTCCCCGCGTCTAGCAATGTCTTTGCTATGCCGGCTGCGGTCTAATGGCCCGTCTGGATCCGTGAGGCAGCGATGAGGGAGACCCGGTCCCCGGCTTTGTCCTCCCCCCTGGTGGCGGACCAGTCCCTTGGCGCCCGAGTGGGCCAGATTGTCCGCGACGGACTGGTCCTCTCAGCTGCGAGGGCGAGCACCGCGGCCGCAACATTCATCATAGCCTGGATCTTCGCGCGTCTGGGTACTGCTGAGGTGTTTGGCCAGTACCAGTACATCCGTGCTATCTTGGGAGCGCTGGCAGTGGTGACGTTCCCCGGCATGAATGTGGCCATCGCGCAGGCAGCAGCGCGTGGCCACCTGGGTACCCTCCTGCCTGCTACCCGCCAGCGTTTCAGGGCCGCCCTTGCTGGATCATTGCTTCTGGTAGCCTTAGCGGTAGTCTTCTTCGTCCGGGGGCAGAGAGGGGTGGCTGGTTCCCTACTTGTCGCTGCACCGTTATTCCCAGTTGCCTCCGTATCGGATGCCTACCTCGGGCAGCTGAGCGGCCAAATGGCCTTTCAAGTTCTCAGTATAGCCCAGATGACCGCAGCGCTGGGGCCTACCGTACCTGTCGCCCTAGTCCTCCTGGCCGGACTGCCGTTGCCGTGGATCGTGGTCGCCGCCCTACTGGGAGCGATCCTTCCTCACGTCGCGTTCTTTCTGGCGACCGTTCGGCGGATCCCTGCCACCGCCCGGAGCGATGATAGCAGCCTCGTCTACGGACGCCGGGTATCGGGCGTGTACGCGATTGGGATCCTCCATGCACATGCGGCGAGTCTCGTGGTAGGGACCCTTCTCGACCACGTGAACCTGGCCGTGTTCGCGGTGGCCTCAGTCTGGGGAGAACTCCTCAAGCAGGGGATGGCGCTAGTCAACGCTCAACTATTCCCTCGGCTCGCCGCGGCCGCCCCACGCGACGCGCTACGCTTGTTCAGACGGACTACCGCTGCCGGGCTCGGTATCGTCGCTGCCGTCGGAGGGGGTGTCATCCTGGCCGTCCCCGTGGTGATGGGGTACCTCTTTCCGCCGATGTACCGGGAGAGCGTGCCCTACGCACAGATTCTCGTGGCGGGAATGATTGTGGCGTTCGTGGGGAATCAAGTGAATACCTACTTCTCCGCGCGAGCGCGAGCGTTTCCGCAGTACGCCTTGGGGCTGTCCAACTTCCTGGTGGAGGTCGTGTTTCTGGTTGTGCTCGTTCCCTCGTATGGCCTCCTGGGTGCTGTGCTGGCCCGGACGATCGGGCGCGTGTGGCACTCGATCTACGGATGGTGGTTGGTCAGGCGGGAGGGAAAGTAGTGCCCGTACATCGTTGGACGCTGCGCCGGCGCCTGCTGGACGATCACCTCAAGCAAGCGGCTCCGTTGGTGCAGGGGATTGTATTGGACGTAGGGGGAGAACGGGTAGGCTATCGCGGGCGGTTTCGGCCGCCGCGCGGTGTGCGCTGGGTCTACGCAAACCTCGACCTCACCACCCGGCCTGACATAGTCTGCGACGCGCACGCTCTGGGCATCCGAGATGAGGCGGTTGACGCCGTCGTCTGCGTGGAGGTCTTGGAACACGTGGCGAACCCTCGGGCCGTTTTGGCGGAGATCCACCGGGTGCTTCGCCCCCGGGGCACGCTCCTGCTGGCGACGCCTTTCCTCTACCGACTGCACGGCGATCCCTACGACTACCAGCGGGTGACCGATCACTGGCTCTACGAGGTTCTGGGACAACTGGGGTTCCGCGTGGTACACCTTGCCCGGCAGGGTGCGTTCTTTACCGTAGTGGCCGACATGGTGCATCAGGCTGTGACGGGAGCGGCCCACCGGTGGATCCGGGCTCTCTTCACGCCGCCGTTGCTTGCCATTCAGGTCCTCTGCCCATGGCTTGATCGTCGGCTGCGCGCGCACGCCTCTCCGCTGCTCAGCAGCTTTACGACGGGCTTCTTCGTGGTTGCGATACGGGACAAAGGCAAACGTGACACCTGAGGCTGCGTGGGTGTGGCAAGGCGGAAGGCTGGTCCAGTACGGGCGGGCACCCGATAAGGACTACTGGACGAAGCTGTGGGCACAGGTAGATCGAGAGGAGCTGCTTGCTGGGTCAAGAGAGGACTTGGTTCTGCTCGCCGCCTTTCGCCGCCACCTGCCCCGTGAGGGGAGGATCCTGGAGGCGGGGTGCGGCCTCGGACAGTGGGTGCAGGTGCTGCGTGAGGAGGGTTTCTACATTGAAGGAGTAGATTGGAGTATTGCCACGATTGAACTGCTGCGCAGATCTGTGCCCCATCTCCCTGTGTGGTACGGCGATGTCCGGCAGCTGCCGGTGCCAGATGGGCACTATCAAGCAGTGATCGCCCTCGGTGTTGTTGAACACTTTCCCGAGGGACCGGCGGCAGTACTGCGGGAGTTCGTGCGTATCCTTGCGGCAGGCGGTGTTCTCATCCTCTCTGTCCCCTACGTCTCTCCGCTGCGGCGTCTGAAGGCCGCCGTGGGATGGTACCGGCCAACTCTCCCTGTCGCTCAGGTGTTTTACCAGTACGCATTCCGGCTCGAAGAGATGGACGAACTACTGGCGGCAGTTGGCCTTCACATAGAAGCCCACATTCCCTACGACGCTGTCCTGGGGCTCCGAACCGAGGTTGGAATTGTAAATGCCCTTTATCGTTGGACCTGCAAGCAGGGACGAGGTTCCAGGTCGCAGCCTCGCGGGCGCCGGAAAAGGCCCTGGGCTAGGATCCTCCATGCTGCTTCGCGTCTTGGGCTAATGCGGCACCTCGCCGGTCATATGATGCTTTACGTGGCGCGTCGATGATACCCGCACGGATCGATGTCGTCATGGCGGTTCGGAACGGGGGCCGCTACCTCCAGGAGGCGGTCGATAGCATGCTGGGCCAGAGTTACCCGCACATCCAGCTGATCGTTGTGGATGATGGCTCGACCGACGCGACCCCCCAGATCCTGGCTGAAGCGGCCGCCCGCGACCCTAGGGTGAAGGTGATCCGCAGGCTCCAGAGCGGCCTGAGCCGATCGTTGAACGCAGGCATTCAGAGCGGGCAGGCGCCCTACGTGGCACGGATGGATGCGGACGACATTTCCCTTCCTGACCGCCTCGCGGTTCAGGTGGCCTTTCTGGAGCGCAATCCCGATGTGGCCCTGCTCGGTACTGCCTGCTACGATCTGGACTACTCTGGCCGCATCCGGTCGCGGCTGGAAATGCCACAGACCGATGCAGCCATCCGGCGCGCCCTGATTCGGTACAATCCGTTCTTCCACTCCACGGTGATGATGCGCCGGGCGGCTCTCGAGCGCGTCGGCCTCTACCGAGAGGACCTCACCGGCGCAGAGGACTACGATCTCTGGTTTCGGTTCGCCCTCTACTACAGGCTCGCTAACCTTTCCTACCCCTTGGTGTGTCGCCGGAGTGAGCGCGAAGGGAGCGTCTCCGTCACGAGGGAGCAGAGACAGATCTGGGAAGCGATTGGTATCCGCTGGCAAGCGGTCCGGCGGGGGATGTATCCGTTCTGGGCGTCGGTGTTCCTCGTACGGCCTGCGCTCATGCTGCTTATGCCCGCGTGGCTGCGCCGGGCCTTGCGTCTCCGTGCACGGGCATCAGGCCTGGTGGTGCGTCGGTGAAGGATCTGCGGCTCCTGCTGGCGGTTACCCTCGGAGAGTGGGGTGGCGCGCAGAGGTACGTCGAGCAGATCGCCCTGGCTGCCCGCAACGTCTTTAAGGTGACGGTTGTCTGTGGCCGGGGCGGCGCCCTGCCGGCACGCTTGGCAGTGCACGGCATCTCCGCGATAAAACTGCCTGACCTTGGGCGGTTTCCCAGTCCGTGGGGGGATACTCGGGCGCTGGTCCAGTTGGTGCGCATCCTCCGCCAAGGCAGATTCAACCTTCTGCATGCAAACAGCACCAAGGCCGGCCTCATGGTCCGGGCAGCGGCGGCGCTGGTCGCCCGGGACACCCCCGTGGTCTTCACCGCTCACGGGTGGGCCTTTACAGAGGGGCGCCCGGATCCAATCCGGAAGGTCCTGGCGTATCTCGAGCGATGGGCGGCCGCCCGGACCTCTGCCATCATCTGCGTCTCCGAGTACGACCGTGCGCTGGCGGCCCGTCTGGCCGTTGCCGACCTGAGCCGCATGAGGGTCATCTATAACGGCGTCGATCCCTCCTCCTTTGACCGGTTACCGCGCAAGTCACCTCACAACGGTCGCTTGCTCATCGTTATGGTGGGTCGCCTGCGCGCACCGAAAGATCCATTTACTCTTGTGGAGGCTGTGCGGTTGGTCCCGGGGGCGGAACTGGTTATTGTCGGCGGCGGTCCCATGCGCAGGCGGGTGGAAGCACTGGCGCGTCGCAAGGGTCTCGGGGAGCGGGTGAGAGTGTTGGGCTTCCGTGAGGATGTTACCCGGCTCCTGGCAGATGCGGACGTGTTCGCTCTCCCCACCTACTGGGAGGGGATGCCGCTGGCTGTGATCGAGGCGATGATGGCCGGCCTGCCGGTTATCGCTAGCCGTGTCGGCGGAATCCCCGAGGCTGTGCAGGACGGCGTCACAGGTCTCCTGGTTCCGCCCCGCCGGGCCGACCTTCTCGCTCAAGCGCTGGAAACTCTTCGAGACCCGGAGCTCCGTAGTCGGATGGGGGAAGAAGCGCGTCGCGTCGCGAGGGAGCGATTCACCGTCTCCCGGATGACGCAGGAGACCCTGGCGGTGTACGAAGAGTTATTAGGGATGGTTCCCCACGTCCCCGCGCGCGGTATCCGTAGGCACTAAAGTTCCGCATTTGGGAGACCAGAAGGCGTTGCGGCCAGCGCAAGGAGCGGCACTAGGCAGAGAGCTCCGGCGCCCCCGGTGTGGTCGTCTGGGGCAGCGGCACGCCTCGACGTGAGTTCATGCACGTGGACGACCTGGCCGATGCCTGCCTGTTCCTGATGGAGGCCTACGACGCCCCCGAGATCATCAATGTGGGGGTCGGAGCGGACGTGACCATCGCGGAGCTGGCGGAGCTGATCCGGAAGATCGTGGGTTACAGCGGCCGCATCGTCTTTGATCCCTCCAAGCCCGACGGCATGCCCCGCAAGCTGCTGGACGTGAGCCGTCTGCACGCCCTGGGGTGGAGGGCCCGCATTCCCCTAAAGCAGGGCATCCGCCAGACCTACCGCTGGTACCTAGAGACCGTGGCGGGGCGAAGCTAGCCGGAATCCGGAACAGACCTGGACTGCTCTCCTATGGCCGCGCATCGCCTGGGCGGTATAGCGGCGTCTCTGCAGCGCGGATTCCCACGGGGCCCAGGATAAGCAGG
This window contains:
- a CDS encoding oligosaccharide flippase family protein, encoding MRETRSPALSSPLVADQSLGARVGQIVRDGLVLSAARASTAAATFIIAWIFARLGTAEVFGQYQYIRAILGALAVVTFPGMNVAIAQAAARGHLGTLLPATRQRFRAALAGSLLLVALAVVFFVRGQRGVAGSLLVAAPLFPVASVSDAYLGQLSGQMAFQVLSIAQMTAALGPTVPVALVLLAGLPLPWIVVAALLGAILPHVAFFLATVRRIPATARSDDSSLVYGRRVSGVYAIGILHAHAASLVVGTLLDHVNLAVFAVASVWGELLKQGMALVNAQLFPRLAAAAPRDALRLFRRTTAAGLGIVAAVGGGVILAVPVVMGYLFPPMYRESVPYAQILVAGMIVAFVGNQVNTYFSARARAFPQYALGLSNFLVEVVFLVVLVPSYGLLGAVLARTIGRVWHSIYGWWLVRREGK
- a CDS encoding glycosyltransferase family 4 protein translates to MKDLRLLLAVTLGEWGGAQRYVEQIALAARNVFKVTVVCGRGGALPARLAVHGISAIKLPDLGRFPSPWGDTRALVQLVRILRQGRFNLLHANSTKAGLMVRAAAALVARDTPVVFTAHGWAFTEGRPDPIRKVLAYLERWAAARTSAIICVSEYDRALAARLAVADLSRMRVIYNGVDPSSFDRLPRKSPHNGRLLIVMVGRLRAPKDPFTLVEAVRLVPGAELVIVGGGPMRRRVEALARRKGLGERVRVLGFREDVTRLLADADVFALPTYWEGMPLAVIEAMMAGLPVIASRVGGIPEAVQDGVTGLLVPPRRADLLAQALETLRDPELRSRMGEEARRVARERFTVSRMTQETLAVYEELLGMVPHVPARGIRRH
- a CDS encoding glycosyltransferase codes for the protein MIPARIDVVMAVRNGGRYLQEAVDSMLGQSYPHIQLIVVDDGSTDATPQILAEAAARDPRVKVIRRLQSGLSRSLNAGIQSGQAPYVARMDADDISLPDRLAVQVAFLERNPDVALLGTACYDLDYSGRIRSRLEMPQTDAAIRRALIRYNPFFHSTVMMRRAALERVGLYREDLTGAEDYDLWFRFALYYRLANLSYPLVCRRSEREGSVSVTREQRQIWEAIGIRWQAVRRGMYPFWASVFLVRPALMLLMPAWLRRALRLRARASGLVVRR
- a CDS encoding methyltransferase domain-containing protein, coding for MRSIRFVNTAAAGAAIRLTRWSGKSQDFVHPKHLLEADADHAWYLSVLDLSDVVLDVGCGNARHTARAAAVARLAVGLDRDSAQLQSGLHHIRRLGLSNCHLLEASAESPLPLQSNSVSVVLLLDVLEHLERRQEALREIHRVLEDNGLLLVSAPNRQTSWKRRLQAAGLCVYADRDHKIEYTLSELEDELRRAGFLIVTPPAPVVYDSPWAGLGDLVGAVSLPLYRRIVQWKREAALRKPEESTGFRIVCRKASGG
- a CDS encoding class I SAM-dependent methyltransferase translates to MPVHRWTLRRRLLDDHLKQAAPLVQGIVLDVGGERVGYRGRFRPPRGVRWVYANLDLTTRPDIVCDAHALGIRDEAVDAVVCVEVLEHVANPRAVLAEIHRVLRPRGTLLLATPFLYRLHGDPYDYQRVTDHWLYEVLGQLGFRVVHLARQGAFFTVVADMVHQAVTGAAHRWIRALFTPPLLAIQVLCPWLDRRLRAHASPLLSSFTTGFFVVAIRDKGKRDT
- a CDS encoding glycosyltransferase family 4 protein, whose product is MALAGQLSRFLGSYIPAYLERFAGVELFSYLNERLEDYTEDAELRARVRLHGWRGEAPTSVRALTLPFLHRGAFRRCAVLRVMQVTGALPAIMAKRAYDIPYVTTYGFRYAHFARTFTGSRLRAAVLRVLEWSSLRFADRVVVTTASLARYVSRQVAPDRIVLIPNGVDPDQFSPSARPRRLGVEARIIFVGRLVHQKNLLTLLEALALVARDHPVRLVLIGDGPLRGILEERARSASFPVEFVGVVSHDRLPEHLASADVFVLPSLIEGHPKALLEAMACAVPCVAADVEGCREVVAPEETGLLFDPRDVSDMARQIRRVLVDQALAARLGEQARASVVDRFALPRLLRLETGLLHALATGAHRG
- a CDS encoding glycosyltransferase family 4 protein — protein: MRIVFVCEYYLPFLPGGAEVSTDLLARGLERAGHRVTVVTPNYGAASVEELGGVRVHRFRYWGGLRPGVGRVSTIKNANPAFYALIAFHVYRVARKEGAEIIHAHHPNVLPGAAIAALAIRRPLVFTLRDTSLVCPIGGGCLLFKTSVPRDCGLGKLLRECLRDYYPLYGRPSPQPLLYRLLMPLRWVDVRLKQTVMNRARIVGVSEGILDVYRLAGRLRRIAGEPVYTAAPEVDDSGLPEGQRAELLVRHGIPGGHIVLYAGKRSFGKGMHVFVEAARRVRRERSDVTFLAVGKGGLGGDPVRVLEAIPQDELFQLYALADIVVVPSLWPEPFSRVLLEASAHGTPCVATKVGGTPEAVVDGETGVLVPPGDPEALAQVILSLLADDARRRRLGSNARVHVREHFSLDTAVARILSVYAR
- a CDS encoding class I SAM-dependent methyltransferase translates to MWQGGRLVQYGRAPDKDYWTKLWAQVDREELLAGSREDLVLLAAFRRHLPREGRILEAGCGLGQWVQVLREEGFYIEGVDWSIATIELLRRSVPHLPVWYGDVRQLPVPDGHYQAVIALGVVEHFPEGPAAVLREFVRILAAGGVLILSVPYVSPLRRLKAAVGWYRPTLPVAQVFYQYAFRLEEMDELLAAVGLHIEAHIPYDAVLGLRTEVGIVNALYRWTCKQGRGSRSQPRGRRKRPWARILHAASRLGLMRHLAGHMMLYVARR